The Primulina huaijiensis isolate GDHJ02 chromosome 17, ASM1229523v2, whole genome shotgun sequence genome window below encodes:
- the LOC140962932 gene encoding auxin transporter-like protein 2 — protein MKQAEEAIVSNFNETELDGDGKEENMVEELPIFSVKNVLWHGGSAYDAWFSCASNQVAQVLLTLPYSFSQLGMLSGIVFQIFYGLMGSWTAYLISVLYIEYRSRKEKEGVCFKNHVIQWFEVLDGLLGPYWKAAGLAFNCTFLLFGSVIQLIACASNIYYINDHLDKRTWTYIFGACCATTVFIPSFHNYRIWSFLGLGMTTYTAWYLTIAALVHGQVEGVQHSGPKKLVLYFTGATNILYTFGGHAVTVEIMHAMWKPQKFKYVYLLATLYVFTLTLPSASAVYWAFGDQLLTHSNAFALLPKNGWRNTAVILMLIHQFITFGFACTPLYFVWEKVIGMHDTKSICLRALARLPVVIPIWFLAIVFPFFGPINSAVGALLVSFTVYIIPALAHMLTYRKGTSRKNAAEKPPFFLPSWAAMYLVNAFIVIWVLVVGFGFGGWASVTNFIKQIDTFGLFAKCYQCKAPPHLAPAPPHN, from the exons ATGAAGCAAGCGGAAGAAGCTATTGTATCCAACTTCAATGAGACTGAGCTTGACGGCGACGGAAAGGAGGAGAATATGGTGGAGGAGCTGCCCATTTTCAGCGTCAAAAACGTCCTCTGGCACGGCGGATCAGCCTACGATGCCTGGTTCAGCTGTGCTTCCAATCAA GTTGCGCAAGTTTTGTTAACTCTCCCTTATTCTTTCTCCCAACTTGGAATGCTTTCTGGgattgtatttcaaattttctacGGTTTAATGGGCAGCTGGACTGCGTATCTCATCAGTGTTCTATACATTGAATACCGCAGCAGAAAGGAAAAAGAAGGCGTCTGCTTCAAGAATCATGTCATCCAG TGGTTCGAAGTTCTTGATGGATTACTTGGGCCATACTGGAAAGCTGCAGGTTTAGCCTTCAACTGCACTTTTCTCCTCTTTGGATCTGTCATCCAACTCATAGCCTGTGCAAG CAACATATACTACATAAATGACCACCTGGACAAGAGGACATGGACATATATATTTGGAGCTTGCTGTGCCACCACTGTTTTCATCCCCTCTTTTCACAACTACAGAATTTGGTCCTTTTTAGGACTTGGGATGACTACTTACACAGCTTGGTACTTGACTATTGCAGCCCTTGTTCATGGCcag GTTGAAGGAGTTCAACACTCGGGTCCAAAAAAGCTGGTGCTGTACTTCACTGGAGCCACCAACATACTCTACACATTTGGTGGACATGCTGTAACTGT GGAAATCATGCATGCCATGTGGAAGCCTCAAAAGTTCAAGTACGTATACTTGTTAGCAACACTCTATGTGTTCACCCTAACCTTACCCTCGGCCTCCGCCGTCTACTGGGCGTTTGGCGATCAGCTCCTAACCCACTCCAATGCATTCGCTCTCCTACCAAAAAACGGCTGGCGTAACACCGCCGTTATCCTCATGCTTATCCATCAG TTCATCACATTCGGATTCGCGTGCACGCCACTGTACTTTGTGTGGGAGAAGGTGATCGGGATGCACGATACAAAAAGTATATGCTTGAGGGCGCTTGCGAGGCTGCCTGTGGTGATCCCTATATGGTTCCTGGCCATTGTTTTCCCATTTTTCGGGCCGATTAATTCGGCGGTTGGTGCGCTTTTAGTGAGCTTTACAGTCTACATCATCCCTGCGCTGGCTCACATGCTCACATACAGAAAAGGCACCTCTCGGAAG AATGCGGCGGAGAAGCCACCATTCTTCTTGCCGAGTTGGGCAGCAATGTATCTTGTGAACGCCTTCATCGTGATCTGGGTATTGGTAGTCGGCTTTGGGTTCGGGGGATGGGCGAGCGTGACGAATTTCATTAAACAAATCGACACATTCGGGCTCTTTGCCAAGTGTTATCAGTGCAAAGCTCCGCCTCACCTCGCACCAGCACCACCCCACAATTGA